Proteins co-encoded in one Gehongia tenuis genomic window:
- a CDS encoding response regulator transcription factor, which yields MNRVPLILICDDDPVIHESLGIYFKAEHFSYASALDGVEALEKFEALTPDLIILDLMMPGRSGTEVCREIRKTSKVPIIMLTAKGEEMDRVLGLELGADDYIVKPFSPREVVARIKAVLRRMDDGAQAPDKPDALRYDGLEISMEQYQVTLSGEPVPFTPKEVEILYLLASHPGQVFKRDQILNQVWGYDFIGDTRTVDTHIKRIRGKLPENPRWALKTVYGVGYKFEVSP from the coding sequence ATGAACCGCGTGCCTTTGATTCTCATCTGCGACGACGACCCGGTGATCCACGAATCACTGGGGATTTATTTCAAAGCCGAGCATTTCAGTTACGCCTCGGCGCTGGACGGCGTTGAAGCACTGGAAAAGTTTGAGGCGCTCACGCCCGACCTCATCATTCTCGACCTCATGATGCCCGGCCGCTCCGGCACCGAGGTGTGCCGGGAGATTCGAAAGACCTCGAAGGTGCCCATCATCATGCTCACCGCCAAGGGCGAGGAGATGGACCGGGTCCTCGGGCTGGAGCTCGGGGCGGACGACTACATCGTCAAACCCTTTTCGCCCCGGGAGGTGGTGGCCCGTATCAAGGCCGTGCTCCGGCGCATGGACGACGGTGCTCAGGCTCCCGACAAGCCGGACGCTCTGCGCTACGACGGTCTTGAGATCAGCATGGAGCAGTACCAGGTCACCCTGTCGGGGGAGCCCGTGCCCTTCACCCCGAAGGAGGTGGAAATCCTCTACCTTCTTGCCTCCCACCCCGGCCAGGTCTTTAAAAGGGACCAGATTCTCAACCAGGTGTGGGGCTATGATTTCATCGGCGACACCCGCACCGTGGACACCCACATCAAGCGCATCCGGGGCAAGCTTCCGGAGAATCCCCGCTGGGCGCTCAAGACGGTGTACGGCGTGGGCTATAAGTTTGAGGTCTCGCCATGA
- a CDS encoding sensor histidine kinase: MIHSVFFRRILWLVVITLMLSGLMTTMLFMSFTRSLLINTKAYDLVPQTRELAWLCGQDTQRSDDVLNYLLNDSAFLDASVVILDEKGNVLSAPESVAGIGDIETFTANMSGEISRVLAGEELRYVDYVRYNKLSNLMIGTPVTGRDGSPAGAVFLFKPITEIITAFSGLNMAFITSALIVLVIMAGAAFFVSRRIIRPLYRMRDIALAMADGNFSVRADESQSGEIGQLGNSLNVLARELDATIRALKLEKQRLQSILDSLSEGMIAVDIKGSITHINPAAHALLGRSPDTPAEPMDLVDDKRFWEDFYSVLVDCHSASRNLALPEATLLATFSPILDDLGNAEGAVALIRDVSAAKRMERLQQEYVANVSHELRSPLTAIRGLAEPLREGMVTDPGDQLRYINIIYQETLRLSRLVDDLMELSRLQSGAFAESSRAFDLAELLEDVKDRMAPIAQDRDIAFDLSVPEEMEVMSNPDRIEQVLVILLDNALKFTPAGGRVTVSAKERTASYQIHVEDTGPGIDATALPYLFQRFYKADKARGRGRSVGSGLGLSIAKQVMDNLGEEISVKSQKGHGADFFFTVKKV, from the coding sequence ATGATTCACAGCGTCTTTTTCCGGCGCATTCTCTGGCTTGTGGTGATCACCCTCATGCTCTCGGGCCTCATGACCACCATGCTGTTCATGTCCTTCACGAGAAGCCTTCTTATCAACACGAAGGCTTATGACCTGGTCCCCCAGACCCGGGAGCTGGCCTGGCTGTGCGGACAGGACACCCAGCGAAGCGACGATGTGCTGAACTATCTATTGAACGACTCCGCCTTTTTGGACGCGTCGGTGGTGATCCTCGACGAGAAGGGCAACGTGCTCTCCGCGCCGGAGAGCGTCGCGGGCATCGGCGACATTGAGACCTTCACCGCCAACATGTCCGGGGAAATCAGCCGGGTGCTGGCCGGCGAGGAGCTCCGCTACGTGGACTATGTGCGCTACAACAAGCTTTCCAATCTCATGATCGGCACGCCGGTCACAGGGCGGGACGGCAGCCCCGCCGGCGCGGTGTTTCTTTTTAAGCCCATCACCGAGATCATCACCGCGTTCAGCGGCCTCAACATGGCCTTCATCACCTCGGCGCTCATCGTGCTGGTCATCATGGCCGGCGCCGCCTTCTTCGTATCCCGCAGGATCATCCGGCCCCTGTACCGGATGCGGGACATCGCCCTGGCCATGGCGGACGGCAACTTCTCCGTCCGGGCGGATGAATCCCAGTCCGGCGAAATCGGCCAGCTGGGCAACTCCCTCAATGTTCTCGCCCGGGAGCTGGACGCCACCATCCGGGCGCTGAAGCTGGAAAAGCAGCGTCTGCAGAGCATCCTGGACAGCCTGTCCGAGGGCATGATCGCCGTGGACATCAAGGGCTCCATCACCCATATCAATCCGGCGGCCCACGCCCTTCTTGGACGCAGCCCCGACACCCCGGCCGAACCCATGGATTTGGTGGACGACAAGCGGTTCTGGGAAGATTTTTACAGCGTGCTGGTGGACTGCCACAGCGCCAGCCGAAACCTCGCGCTGCCCGAGGCCACCCTTCTTGCCACCTTCTCCCCCATCCTGGACGATCTCGGCAACGCCGAGGGCGCCGTGGCGCTCATCCGGGATGTGAGCGCGGCCAAGCGCATGGAGCGGCTGCAGCAGGAATACGTGGCCAACGTATCCCATGAGCTGCGCTCCCCCCTCACCGCCATCCGCGGCCTGGCCGAACCGCTGCGGGAGGGCATGGTCACCGATCCCGGCGACCAGCTGCGCTACATCAACATCATCTATCAGGAGACCCTGCGCCTGTCCAGGCTGGTGGACGATCTCATGGAGCTTTCCCGGCTCCAGTCCGGCGCCTTTGCCGAAAGCTCCCGGGCCTTTGACCTCGCCGAGCTTCTGGAGGACGTCAAAGACCGCATGGCGCCCATCGCCCAGGACCGGGATATCGCTTTCGATCTGTCCGTTCCGGAAGAGATGGAGGTCATGAGCAACCCCGACCGCATCGAGCAGGTGCTGGTGATCCTTCTTGACAACGCCCTCAAATTTACGCCCGCCGGTGGCAGGGTCACCGTCTCGGCAAAGGAGCGGACAGCGTCCTACCAGATTCACGTGGAGGACACCGGTCCGGGCATCGACGCCACTGCCCTGCCCTACCTGTTCCAGCGTTTCTACAAGGCGGACAAGGCCCGGGGCCGGGGCCGGAGCGTGGGTTCGGGGCTCGGGCTGTCCATCGCAAAGCAGGTCATGGACAATCTGGGCGAAGAAATCTCCGTCAAAAGCCAGAAGGGTCACGGCGCCGACTTCTTCTTCACCGTAAAAAAGGTCTAG
- the tig gene encoding trigger factor has product MKSTIEKLDKNDVKLNVEIEGEVFKEAVTRAYRKNVKDIMIPGFRRGKAPQHVIEMHYGKDVFYDEALNDVVPEAYDAAVEENELFPVDRPNISVEKYSPEEGVVFTAIVTVKPEVKLGAYKGIEVERVSYTVTDEDVDRQLKAAQDRVARWVDVTDRPVENGDRVVLDFEGYVDGEKFEGGAAENHTLDVGSGQFIPGFEEQLVGMKVDEEKDVTVTFPEEYHAKELAGKPAVFKCKIHSIKVKELPELDDEFAKDVSEFDTLDAYKADIQKHLEEDAERRTNLDQESLIIQEVVKNAEIDVPDCMVERAQDRMVQEARFRLSYQGIKLEDYLTMIGSSIEDFKATQKDEALNRVKVQLTLEAIEKAEEIVVTEEDLKAEMKKVADSMGKPVEEYEKSLRDEDREYMEDEIKYQKVIDLLKDNAALVEPKADKEGQKEEA; this is encoded by the coding sequence ATGAAATCGACCATTGAAAAGCTGGACAAGAACGACGTTAAACTGAATGTGGAGATTGAGGGTGAAGTCTTCAAGGAGGCCGTCACCCGCGCCTACCGCAAAAATGTGAAGGATATTATGATTCCGGGATTCCGCCGGGGCAAGGCGCCCCAGCATGTCATCGAGATGCATTACGGTAAAGACGTGTTCTATGATGAGGCCTTGAACGATGTGGTGCCGGAAGCCTACGACGCCGCTGTGGAGGAGAATGAGCTCTTCCCGGTGGACCGCCCCAATATCAGTGTGGAGAAATACTCCCCGGAGGAGGGTGTGGTTTTTACCGCCATCGTTACCGTAAAGCCCGAGGTAAAGCTGGGCGCTTACAAGGGTATAGAAGTGGAAAGGGTTTCGTATACTGTTACGGATGAGGACGTGGATCGCCAGCTCAAGGCGGCTCAGGACCGGGTTGCCCGCTGGGTGGACGTCACGGACAGGCCTGTGGAGAACGGCGACCGGGTGGTCCTTGATTTTGAGGGCTATGTGGACGGCGAGAAGTTTGAGGGCGGCGCCGCTGAGAACCACACGCTGGATGTGGGCAGTGGTCAGTTCATTCCCGGCTTCGAGGAGCAGCTGGTGGGTATGAAGGTGGACGAGGAGAAGGACGTCACCGTCACTTTCCCCGAGGAATACCATGCCAAGGAGCTCGCTGGAAAGCCGGCGGTCTTCAAGTGCAAGATCCACAGCATCAAAGTGAAGGAGCTGCCCGAGCTGGACGACGAATTCGCCAAGGATGTGAGCGAATTTGATACGCTGGACGCCTACAAGGCCGATATCCAAAAGCATCTTGAAGAGGATGCGGAGCGCCGCACTAACCTCGATCAGGAGAGCCTTATCATCCAGGAAGTGGTCAAAAACGCCGAAATCGACGTTCCGGACTGCATGGTGGAGCGTGCCCAGGACCGCATGGTGCAGGAGGCGCGGTTCCGTCTGTCCTATCAGGGCATCAAGCTGGAGGATTACCTCACCATGATCGGTTCCTCCATCGAGGATTTCAAGGCCACCCAGAAGGACGAGGCTTTGAACCGGGTGAAGGTGCAGCTGACGCTCGAAGCCATTGAGAAGGCCGAGGAGATCGTGGTCACCGAGGAGGATCTCAAGGCCGAAATGAAGAAGGTCGCGGATAGTATGGGCAAACCGGTGGAAGAGTATGAAAAGAGCCTCCGGGATGAGGACCGCGAGTATATGGAGGATGAGATCAAGTATCAAAAGGTCATCGATCTTTTGAAGGATAACGCCGCTTTGGTGGAACCCAAGGCGGACAAGGAAGGTCAAAAAGAGGAGGCCTAA
- a CDS encoding VaFE repeat-containing surface-anchored protein — protein MKKIMNRLLAGVLSLATVFTALPASQVQAAEKQYWTDAQEKAGYVEKVMNDGSIGSTFHEGIMQVEGETAYCIDINTDFQSGYKTRSDASSRMSADQIADVALSLEYVKEYAASHKELNYKQVYLLEQCVVWQRLSVHLGWSCDHVRAAYDEVSKAVQDEVYAGAKAFVKANKGRYDCGGYIYSGDGQELGQFWAKLDVGNAALQKVSSNPTITNGNNSYSLAGATYGVFADKGCKEQLATLTTDNDGNTEAVEVKAGKVYIKELSVPAAGFQLDKTVYSLNVKAGETATLKVSDTPKVTTTLIELFKIDMETSKGAAQGAASLEGAEFVWNYYDGYYNKDNLPAKPTRTWTTKTVAEKSSDGATHYITKLAERYKVSGDSFYLQDGVPCLPLGTLTVSESKSPAGYLLEGAYMQAGGSEEQIKGMYLAQITEDGELAVLTGSNKYSVSDKVIRGGVKVQKRDLETKDTKPQGGATLKDTEFTITSLNENAVLVDGKLYNKGEVVKTILTGIDGIASTAADTLPYGTYRLDESKSPVGYLTTGAVSREFTIKENGKIVDLTGAEQSIYNQIKRGDIEGVKISDGTHKRLADVPFRITSKTTGESHVVVTDKNGQFSTASDWVSHKQNTNRGKTSEDGIWFGTSEPDDSKGALLYDTYEIEELRCDSNKGFKLIPAFEIVVSRDKVVIDLGTLTDDYEKKISIHTTAADKATGEKSIVAGKEVTIVDTVTLDGLKKGTKYQLKGWQMVKDGNTELLVDGKRVESDYTFTADSEEMKVKVEYTFNASVLGGKDLVTFEELYDLSDKNEPVKVAEHKDIEDDGQTVSIKERVIKIHTTAADKVTGEKVIVAGKEVTIVDTVTLDGLEVGTKYQLKGWQMVKDENTELLMDGKRVERAHTFTADKEEMKVEVAFTFNASALGGKNLVTFEELYDVTNPDKPVKVTEHKDIEDEGQTVLITERIIKIHTTAASKDGEKVIEAGKEVTIVDTVTLDALEVGTKYQLKGWQMVKDENAELLIDGKRVENEYTFTAADTKMEVEIVFTFDASKLGGQQLVTFEELYDVTNPDEPVKVTEHKDIEDKGQTVTIKEVPETPTPEEPEKPQTPDTPSHKATDSPKTGDSTNVAAFAVLFGLSAAGIGFAAYKKRRSVKHGSNE, from the coding sequence ATGAAAAAGATTATGAACCGTCTGCTTGCTGGCGTACTTAGTCTGGCTACGGTCTTTACAGCCTTACCAGCTTCACAGGTACAGGCAGCAGAGAAGCAATACTGGACAGACGCACAGGAAAAAGCAGGCTATGTAGAAAAAGTCATGAATGACGGCAGTATCGGTTCTACATTCCATGAGGGCATTATGCAGGTGGAGGGCGAAACCGCCTACTGTATCGACATCAACACAGATTTTCAGTCCGGCTACAAGACACGCTCGGACGCAAGTTCCCGTATGAGTGCCGACCAGATCGCCGACGTTGCCCTCTCACTGGAATACGTCAAGGAATATGCCGCCAGCCACAAGGAGCTGAATTACAAGCAGGTCTATCTATTGGAGCAGTGTGTTGTCTGGCAGCGTTTGAGCGTGCATTTAGGATGGAGCTGCGACCATGTACGAGCTGCCTATGATGAGGTATCCAAAGCGGTACAGGACGAGGTATACGCTGGCGCAAAGGCTTTTGTAAAAGCGAACAAAGGACGCTACGACTGCGGCGGCTATATCTATTCCGGCGACGGACAGGAATTAGGACAGTTCTGGGCGAAGCTGGATGTGGGAAATGCGGCACTTCAAAAGGTGTCCTCCAATCCCACCATTACCAACGGAAACAACAGCTATTCCCTTGCTGGTGCGACGTATGGTGTCTTTGCTGATAAAGGCTGCAAGGAACAGCTTGCCACCCTTACGACAGATAACGACGGGAACACCGAAGCGGTGGAGGTAAAGGCTGGTAAAGTCTATATCAAAGAGCTATCCGTTCCGGCGGCAGGTTTCCAGTTAGACAAGACGGTATATTCCTTGAACGTCAAAGCTGGTGAAACAGCCACCTTGAAAGTCAGCGATACACCCAAAGTCACAACCACACTGATTGAGCTTTTCAAGATAGACATGGAAACATCAAAGGGAGCGGCACAGGGGGCAGCTTCTTTGGAGGGTGCGGAGTTCGTCTGGAATTATTATGACGGGTACTACAACAAAGACAACCTGCCAGCAAAACCGACCCGTACATGGACGACAAAGACCGTGGCTGAAAAAAGCAGTGACGGAGCGACACATTACATCACAAAGCTGGCAGAACGCTACAAGGTATCCGGCGACAGCTTCTACTTACAGGATGGCGTGCCATGCCTGCCGCTTGGAACACTGACTGTATCCGAAAGTAAAAGTCCGGCAGGTTACTTGTTGGAGGGTGCGTATATGCAGGCAGGTGGCAGTGAGGAACAGATTAAGGGAATGTATCTGGCACAGATTACCGAAGATGGGGAGCTGGCGGTACTTACAGGCAGCAACAAGTATTCCGTATCCGACAAGGTTATCCGTGGCGGCGTGAAAGTCCAGAAGCGTGACCTTGAAACAAAGGACACGAAGCCACAGGGCGGTGCAACATTAAAAGATACGGAGTTCACTATCACCAGCCTAAATGAGAACGCTGTGCTGGTGGATGGCAAGCTCTACAACAAAGGTGAGGTTGTGAAAACCATCCTTACAGGCATTGACGGTATCGCTTCTACGGCTGCGGATACACTGCCTTACGGAACATACCGCTTAGATGAAAGCAAGAGTCCGGTAGGATATTTGACAACAGGTGCGGTTTCCCGTGAGTTTACCATCAAGGAAAATGGCAAAATCGTGGATTTGACTGGTGCGGAACAATCCATCTACAACCAGATCAAACGTGGCGACATTGAGGGCGTGAAAATCAGCGACGGTACACACAAGCGTCTTGCTGACGTTCCATTCCGCATTACCAGCAAGACCACAGGTGAGAGTCATGTTGTCGTGACTGATAAAAACGGGCAGTTCTCCACTGCTTCTGACTGGGTATCCCATAAACAGAATACCAACAGGGGCAAAACCAGCGAGGATGGTATCTGGTTCGGCACATCTGAACCGGACGACTCCAAAGGTGCGCTGCTCTACGATACCTACGAGATTGAGGAATTGCGCTGTGACAGCAATAAGGGGTTTAAGCTCATTCCGGCTTTTGAGATTGTGGTTTCCAGAGATAAAGTAGTCATTGACTTGGGAACACTCACGGATGATTACGAGAAAAAAATCTCCATCCATACCACTGCTGCTGATAAAGCTACGGGTGAGAAATCAATCGTTGCTGGTAAAGAGGTCACGATTGTGGATACGGTCACGCTGGACGGTCTGAAAAAAGGCACAAAGTACCAACTCAAAGGCTGGCAGATGGTAAAGGATGGAAACACCGAGCTTCTTGTTGATGGAAAGCGTGTGGAGAGTGATTACACATTCACCGCTGATAGTGAGGAAATGAAAGTCAAGGTGGAATATACGTTCAATGCTTCTGTTCTTGGTGGCAAGGACTTAGTGACATTTGAAGAATTGTACGACCTATCCGACAAGAACGAGCCTGTCAAAGTGGCTGAACACAAGGACATTGAGGACGACGGGCAGACGGTATCCATCAAAGAGCGTGTTATTAAAATCCATACCACCGCTGCGGACAAAGTTACGGGTGAGAAAGTAATCGTTGCTGGTAAAGAAGTCACAATCGTGGATACGGTCACGCTGGACGGTCTGGAAGTGGGTACAAAGTACCAGCTCAAAGGCTGGCAGATGGTAAAGGATGAAAATACCGAGCTTCTCATGGATGGCAAGCGTGTGGAGCGTGCTCACACATTTACTGCCGATAAAGAGGAAATGAAAGTGGAGGTCGCCTTTACATTCAACGCTTCTGCCCTTGGCGGCAAGAACTTGGTGACGTTTGAGGAACTCTACGACGTAACCAATCCCGACAAGCCTGTAAAGGTCACGGAACATAAAGACATAGAGGACGAGGGGCAGACGGTTCTTATCACCGAGCGTATCATCAAAATTCATACCACTGCCGCCAGCAAAGACGGTGAAAAAGTCATAGAAGCTGGCAAAGAGGTCACAATCGTGGATACGGTTACGCTGGACGCTCTGGAAGTGGGTACAAAGTACCAGCTCAAAGGCTGGCAGATGGTAAAGGATGAAAATGCCGAGCTTCTCATTGACGGGAAACGTGTGGAGAATGAGTACACATTCACCGCTGCCGATACCAAAATGGAGGTGGAGATTGTCTTTACATTCGACGCTTCAAAGCTGGGCGGTCAGCAGCTAGTGACGTTTGAGGAACTCTACGACGTAACCAATCCCGACGAGCCTGTAAAGGTCACAGAACATAAGGACATAGAGGACAAGGGGCAGACGGTGACAATCAAGGAAGTGCCGGAAACGCCTACGCCAGAAGAACCAGAGAAGCCACAGACACCAGATACACCGAGCCATAAGGCAACGGACTCCCCGAAAACAGGT
- the clpP gene encoding ATP-dependent Clp endopeptidase proteolytic subunit ClpP — protein sequence MNLVPMVIEQTNRGERSYDIYSRLLKDRIIFLGGEINDDTANLVVAQLLFLEGEDPDKDINLYINSPGGSITAGMAIYDTMQYIKADVSTICVGMAASMAAFLMAAGVKGKRKALPNSEIMIHQPLGGAQGQATDILIHAEHIRRIKDRMNQILADRTGQPLEKIQEDVERDFFMTAEMAKEYGIVDEIIPPRKA from the coding sequence ATGAATTTAGTCCCCATGGTGATCGAACAGACCAATCGCGGTGAGAGGTCTTACGATATCTATTCCCGTCTGCTCAAGGATCGGATCATTTTCCTGGGCGGGGAGATCAACGACGACACGGCCAACCTGGTGGTGGCCCAGCTTTTGTTCCTCGAGGGAGAGGATCCCGATAAGGACATCAACCTTTATATCAACAGCCCCGGCGGTTCCATCACCGCGGGTATGGCGATCTATGACACGATGCAGTACATCAAGGCCGACGTGTCCACCATCTGCGTGGGCATGGCCGCGTCCATGGCGGCTTTCCTCATGGCCGCTGGCGTGAAGGGCAAAAGAAAGGCTCTCCCCAACAGCGAGATCATGATCCATCAGCCCCTCGGCGGCGCCCAGGGCCAGGCCACCGATATCCTGATTCATGCCGAACATATCCGCAGGATTAAGGATAGAATGAATCAGATCCTGGCGGACCGCACCGGTCAGCCCCTGGAGAAAATCCAGGAGGATGTGGAGAGGGATTTCTTCATGACCGCGGAGATGGCCAAGGAATACGGCATTGTGGACGAGATCATCCCGCCCCGCAAGGCCTAA
- a CDS encoding SLC13 family permease: MKVLRGFRRWAKGEAVLIIALVLALASMFFVPPSREYFDYLNLQVLCLLFSLMAVVSGLESCGLFSFLAGKLIGGEKRFRTLSIVLVLMPFFFSMVVTNDVALITFVPFAVLVLGLIDHSPYLGYVVVLQTLAANLGSALTPFGSPQNLFLYSRYGMGVWEIVGTMLPYVLTSLLALTAAAAAVKNRAVSVKIAPGAGIGDRRKLALFAGLFVLCLLAVFRVLHYGILTAVVAAALLLFSRPTLKKVDYALLATFVCFFVFSGNMGRIPAVSAWIGGFMEQSVVLSAAAVSQVISNVPAAVLLSQFTQDGAGLLIGANLGGLGTLIASLASLISFRFYIKTPDAKPGRYLILFTAANALGLALLLGVHCLRTGGL; encoded by the coding sequence ATGAAAGTTCTGAGGGGATTCCGGCGCTGGGCGAAGGGGGAGGCGGTGCTTATCATCGCCCTTGTCCTTGCGCTCGCGTCCATGTTCTTCGTGCCGCCCTCGAGGGAGTATTTCGACTACCTCAATCTTCAGGTGCTGTGCCTCCTCTTTTCTCTCATGGCGGTGGTGAGCGGCCTTGAAAGCTGCGGACTTTTCAGCTTTCTGGCGGGGAAGCTCATCGGCGGCGAGAAACGGTTCCGCACCCTTTCCATCGTTCTCGTGCTCATGCCCTTTTTCTTCTCCATGGTGGTCACCAACGACGTGGCACTCATCACTTTTGTGCCTTTTGCCGTTCTGGTTCTGGGGCTGATCGACCACTCGCCCTATCTGGGTTATGTGGTGGTGCTGCAGACCCTGGCCGCCAACCTCGGCAGCGCCCTCACCCCCTTTGGCAGCCCGCAGAATCTTTTTTTGTACAGCAGGTACGGCATGGGGGTTTGGGAGATCGTAGGCACCATGCTGCCCTACGTGCTTACGAGCCTTCTTGCGCTGACGGCGGCGGCAGCGGCGGTGAAAAACCGCGCCGTCTCGGTGAAAATAGCGCCGGGAGCGGGAATTGGCGACAGGAGAAAGCTCGCGCTTTTTGCGGGCCTGTTTGTGCTTTGCCTGTTGGCGGTGTTCCGGGTGCTGCATTACGGAATTTTGACCGCCGTCGTGGCGGCGGCGCTCCTCCTTTTTTCCCGGCCCACGCTGAAAAAGGTGGACTACGCCCTTCTTGCCACCTTCGTTTGCTTTTTCGTCTTTTCCGGCAATATGGGCCGCATCCCGGCGGTGAGCGCATGGATCGGGGGTTTTATGGAGCAAAGTGTGGTGCTGAGCGCCGCTGCCGTAAGTCAGGTGATCAGCAATGTTCCGGCGGCGGTGCTCCTTTCCCAGTTCACGCAGGATGGAGCGGGCCTTCTTATCGGCGCCAATCTGGGCGGCCTGGGCACCCTTATCGCCTCCCTGGCCAGCCTTATCTCTTTCCGCTTCTACATCAAAACGCCGGACGCCAAACCGGGCCGGTATCTCATCCTGTTTACGGCGGCCAACGCACTTGGGCTGGCGCTGCTTCTGGGGGTGCATTGTCTTCGGACGGGCGGACTGTAG
- a CDS encoding pyridoxamine 5'-phosphate oxidase family protein, which produces MFNPDRHMSDEDAVQVVLNGRYGVLSTASKEGEPYGVAVNYVYVPGDNALYFHCQLKGRKISNMKENDRVSLFVIGREEIVPERFITHYESAIVTGRASFISDKAEKREKILMICNKFAPNSLERRDAVIDKYIATFYICKIDIESITGKRNNDY; this is translated from the coding sequence TTGTTCAATCCGGATCGGCATATGTCCGATGAGGATGCCGTTCAGGTGGTGCTGAACGGCAGATACGGCGTTTTGTCCACCGCCTCAAAGGAGGGTGAGCCCTACGGCGTGGCCGTCAACTATGTGTATGTGCCCGGCGACAATGCCCTGTACTTTCACTGCCAGCTCAAGGGCAGGAAAATTTCCAATATGAAGGAGAATGACCGGGTGTCCCTTTTTGTGATCGGACGGGAGGAGATCGTGCCCGAACGGTTCATCACCCACTACGAGAGCGCCATCGTCACCGGACGGGCCTCCTTCATCTCGGATAAGGCGGAAAAGCGGGAGAAGATCCTGATGATCTGCAACAAGTTTGCGCCAAATTCCCTGGAGCGCCGGGACGCGGTGATCGATAAGTACATCGCCACCTTCTACATCTGCAAGATCGACATCGAAAGCATCACGGGCAAGCGCAACAACGATTATTGA
- a CDS encoding adenine nucleotide alpha hydrolase family protein produces the protein MNKHSRSVMVCVTDQLHCDRLIRAGGELARREGLALQVVSVQKPANVTPESMEALEHLFTVSKANGAEMTVLYQPDVAPTLIRCALKYRAVHILTGSPATLGKGAVISELWSALPEASCHVMDERGRLDTLKPFHSVQASINRLVHEN, from the coding sequence TTGAATAAACATTCGCGTTCGGTGATGGTGTGCGTGACCGATCAACTGCATTGTGACCGGCTCATCCGGGCCGGCGGCGAGCTCGCTCGCCGGGAGGGTCTTGCCCTACAGGTGGTCAGCGTCCAAAAACCAGCCAATGTCACTCCGGAATCCATGGAAGCTTTGGAGCATCTTTTTACCGTATCCAAAGCCAACGGCGCGGAAATGACCGTGCTCTATCAGCCGGATGTGGCACCCACCCTCATCCGATGCGCTTTAAAATATCGAGCCGTTCATATTCTCACCGGCTCCCCAGCCACCCTGGGCAAAGGCGCGGTAATCTCCGAACTGTGGAGCGCCCTCCCCGAAGCCTCCTGCCACGTCATGGACGAAAGGGGCCGGCTGGACACCTTAAAACCCTTCCACTCCGTTCAGGCTTCCATCAACCGTTTGGTACACGAAAACTGA